CCGCCGACCCGTCTCCTGAATCGGATGCACCGGAAACTCGAAGGCGATGCCGCCGGCCGCCCGGATACCCTCGCGCACTCTTTCGGCCAGGCGCAGATGGACCCGGTTGCATGGCGACAGGTCCGAGCCGGTCTGGGCTATGCCGATGATCGGCCGATCGGATCGCAGCTCCTCGATGGTCAGGCCATAGTTGAGGTAGCGCTCGAGATAGAGCGCCGTCATCGAGGGATTGTCGGGATTGTCGAACCAGAGCTTGTGGCGGCGCGGTCGGGACATCGATCATTCTCCAGTCGGTGCGATGCGGTCAGCCAATCAGAACGGCCGGTTGCGGCAGCCCGCGGAACGGCCCATCGACAAGGTAGGTCAGGCCGGCCTCCGGCTCCGCGGCGCGCTTCTCCGCGTCGTAGCCCTCGAAAGCCGAGGTCACGAGAAGGCGGTCGAGGTTGGCTCCGACGAAAGCCGGACAGCTTACCTGCCGAGCAGGCAATGAAATGGTCCTGACGAGATGGCCGTCGGGATCGTAGGCATCGACGGCCGAGCCACCCCAGCGGGCGTTCCACAGGAGACCGTCGGCACCCACCGTGGCGCCATCGGGGCCGCCGCCGCTCACCTTGCAGAACACCTGTCGTTCGCCGTTCGGGAGCCCGGTGAGCGGATCGACGGCGAGCCGGTAGATGACGTGTTCCGTAGTATCGGAGAAGTAGGCCGTGCCGCCATCGGGAGAGAAGGAGATGGCGTTGGGAATGGTCAGTCCATCGACGATCAGCCTGAGTTCGCCGGCGCGATACCACCAGATACGCCCGAATCCCGGTTCGAAGCGCCAGCCCATGGTGGAGATCCAGAGGGCGCCGGCCGGATGCACGGCGCCATCGTTGCTGCGCGTGCCGGGTCGCTCGTCCCAGAACGGCCGAAGCTCTTGCAACGTGCCGTCGTCGATCGACCTGAGGTGCAGCCCGGCATCGCTGGCGATCA
Above is a window of Pleomorphomonas sp. T1.2MG-36 DNA encoding:
- a CDS encoding SMP-30/gluconolactonase/LRE family protein, which produces MPTVSVLSSHACHLGEGPSWHPGRAKAFWFDILDRKLLEMGLDDAAPQIHDLPFHATVAARVDNDRHLIASDAGLHLRSIDDGTLQELRPFWDERPGTRSNDGAVHPAGALWISTMGWRFEPGFGRIWWYRAGELRLIVDGLTIPNAISFSPDGGTAYFSDTTEHVIYRLAVDPLTGLPNGERQVFCKVSGGGPDGATVGADGLLWNARWGGSAVDAYDPDGHLVRTISLPARQVSCPAFVGANLDRLLVTSAFEGYDAEKRAAEPEAGLTYLVDGPFRGLPQPAVLIG